The Syngnathus typhle isolate RoL2023-S1 ecotype Sweden linkage group LG3, RoL_Styp_1.0, whole genome shotgun sequence genome window below encodes:
- the LOC133151015 gene encoding uncharacterized protein LOC133151015 isoform X3 has product MFKHKGVHVCTWHQDTLGRSSMIDFVVVSSDLRPHVLDTRAKRGAELSTDHHLVVGWLRWWGKMPVRPGRPKRSVRVCWEHRVESPVRKSFNSHLRQSYSHVPGEAGDIESEWTLFRASIVEAADRSCSRKVTGACPGGNPRTRWWTPAVRDAVKLKKESYRAVLACRTPEAADRYRMAKRNAALAVAEAKTRTWEEFGEAMENDFRTASKKFWSTIRRLRRGKQCNVNTVYSGDGVLLTSTRDVVCRWGEYFEDLLNSTDTPSILEAGPGDSEADSPISGAEVTEVVKKLLCGRAPGMRSARVF; this is encoded by the coding sequence atgttcaaacataagggtgtccatgtgtgcacttggcaccaggacaccctaggccgcagttcgatgatcgactttgtagtcgtgtcatcggatttgcggccgcatgttttggacactcgggcaaagagaggggcggagctgtcaactgatcaccacctggtggtgggttggctccgatggtgggggaagatgccggtccgacctggcagacccaaacgctctgtgagggtctgctgggaacatcgggtggaatcccctgtcaggaagagcttcaactcccacctccggcagagctattcccacgtcccgggggaggcgggggacattgaatccgaatggaccttgttccgcgcctccattgttgaggcggccgaccggagctgtagCCGTAAGGTCACTGGTGCCTGTcctggcggcaatccccgaacccgctggtggacaccggcggtaagggatgccgtcaagctgaagaaggagtcctatcgggccgttttggcgtgcaggactccggaggcagctgacaggtaccggatggccaagcggaacgcggctttggcggttgccgaggcaaaaacccggacgtgggaggagtttggcgaggccatggagaatgacttccggacggcttcgaagaaattctggtccaccatccggcgtctcaggagggggaagcagtgcaacgtcaacactgtttacagtggagatggcgtgctgctgacctcgactcgggacgtcgtgtgtcggtggggagaatacttcgaagacctcctcaattccaccgacacgccttccattttggaagcggggcctggggactctgaggcggactctccaatctctggagctgaagtcaccgaggtagttaaaaaactcctctgtggcagggccccggggatgagatccgcccgggttttctaa